One Mobula birostris isolate sMobBir1 chromosome 4, sMobBir1.hap1, whole genome shotgun sequence DNA window includes the following coding sequences:
- the LOC140196119 gene encoding uncharacterized protein, producing the protein MPFTCSDCGKGFILSNHLLQHQLVHTGERPCTCSDCEKGFTQSYQSHLQSHQRVHTVEKPFTCSQCGKGFTHSSQLKEHQRVHTGERPFTCSECGKLFARSSHLKLHQRVHTGERPFTCSDCGKGFTHSSNLQRHQQVHTGEKPFTCSECGKGFTQSSDLKLHQRVHTGERPFTCSDCGKGFTRSSHLQRHQQIHTGEKPFTCSECGKGFTQSPHLKEHQRVHTGEKPFTCSECGKGFTQSSHLQTHQRVHTRERPFICSDCGMGFSHLSTLQGHQRIHTRQKPCTCSECGKGFTQSAEMKAHQRVHTEEKLFICSECGKGFARSPQLQVHEKFHTGERPFICSECGKGFIQAF; encoded by the coding sequence atgccgttcacctgctcagactgtgggaaaggattcattctgTCAAATCACCTGCTGCAACatcagttagttcacactggggagaggccatgcacctgctcagactgtgagaagggattcactcagtcttACCAGTctcacctacagagtcaccagcgagttcatactgtGGAAAAGCCATTCACATGCTctcaatgtgggaagggattcacccattcatctcaactgaaggagcatcagcgagtccacactggggagaggccattcacttgctctgaatgtgggaagctatttgctcggtcatctcatctgaagttacatcagcgagttcacactggggagaggccattcacctgctcagactgtgggaagggattcactcactcatccaacctacagagacaccagcaagttcacactggggagaagccattcacatgCTCAGAATGTGGTAAAGGATTCACCCAGTCATCTGATCTGAagttacatcagcgagttcacactggggagaggccattcacctgctcagactgtgggaagggattcactcggtcatcccacctacagagacaccagcaaattcacactggggagaagccattcacatgctctgaatgtgggaaaggattcacccagtcacctcacctgaaggagcaccagcgagtccacactggggaaaagccgttcacttgctctgaatgtgggaagggattcactcagtcatctcacctacagacacaccagcgagttcacactagggagaggccattcatctgctcagactgtggaatgggattctcacacttatccacactaCAGggacaccagcgaattcacactagGCAGAAGCCATGCACATGCTCGgaatgtggaaagggattcacccAGTCAGCTGAAAtgaaggcacatcagcgagttcacactgaggagaagctgttcatctgctctgaatgtggtaAGGGATTCGCTCGGTCACCTCAACTGCAGGTACATGAGaaatttcacactggggagaggccattcatatgctctgaatgtgggaagggcttCATTCAGGCATTTTGA